One Melitaea cinxia chromosome 20, ilMelCinx1.1, whole genome shotgun sequence DNA segment encodes these proteins:
- the LOC123663456 gene encoding leucine-rich repeat-containing protein 47-like codes for MSAWPEVATAKSENRHEIKLAGAAISKRISDEGLDKNLFKLTNLNLLNISDTCLTAIPDEIKLLVNLQSLLLYGNKIADFNENLTSLPKLKVLDLSRNELTKIPESLKKMKELTSINFSSNQIAQMPKFDNHPNLITVDLSNNKLTYFPDTEYAYLPHLTDLKLNGNQIESIPNHIARSLPALKNFDIEGNQLKTIPGELASMSKLKELNLKGNKLSDKRLMKLVDQCRTKQVLDYIRDNCPKVDSTPATSKGKGKKSKKQDEAPPEDISESSHSIKILHVEDDTLKITIVEQELWNVRPFILCCIIPELNFTDALFKKFIQMQNKLHDTVCDKRNVATIATHDMSKLPPGNIVYTAKLASQLLITPLSRSKQFTGEQLFQQLSAEADVLRKEKKRNVYSGIHKYLYLLEGKPRYPCLEDGSGRVISLPPITNSDETKMSQDSKSMLVEVTSHSSHGACKTVMDKMIQECLLLGIGDGEESGFHTLTVQQVKVVDTEGNLKSVYPSRTDCAFDSNIKVYRLPKK; via the exons ATGAGTGCGTGGCCAGAAGTAGCGACTGCGAAGTCGGAAAACAGACATGAAATCAAATTGGCGGGAGCCGCGATTTCGAAACGCATTTCAGATGAGGGTTTAgacaaaaatttgtttaaattaacaaatttaaacCTCCTTAACATCAGCGACACATGTCTTACAGCCATTCCTGATGAAATCAAACTGCTCGTGAACCTGCAATCGCTTTTATTGTACGGAAATAAAATTGCAGACTTCAATGAGAATTTAACCTCCTTACCTAAGCTAAAAGTGCTCGATTTGTCTCGAAATGAACTGACTAAAATACCGGAGTCCCTTAAAAAAATGAAGGAACTGACGAGTATCAACTTTAGCTCCAATCAAATAGCGCAAATGCCAAAATTTGATAACCATCCCAATTTAATTACAGTTGATTTAtctaacaataaattaacatatttcCCGGATACGGAATATGCATATTTACCCCATTTaacagatttaaaattaaacggcAATCAAATAGAATCGATTCCGAATCATATTGCTCGTAGTCTACCTGCCCTTAAGAATTTCGACATTGAAGGTAATCAGTTAAAAACAATCCCAGGGGAACTGGCTTCTATGTCCAAATTaaaag aattaaatttaaaaggtaaCAAGTTATCCGACAAACGTCTTATGAAGCTCGTTGACCAATGCCGTACAAAACAAGTCCTAGACTATATAAGAGACAACTGCCCTAAAGTGGACAGCACCCCAGCAACCAGCAAAGGCAAGGGGAAGAAAAGTAAGAAACAGGATGAAGCACCACCAGAAGATATCAGTGAATCATCCCACTCTATCAAAATTCTACATGTGGAAGATGACACACTAAAAATTACGATAGTAGAACAAGAACTTTGGAACGTAAGACCTTTTATCCTGTGCTGCATCATACCGGAACTGAATTTCACGGACGCActgtttaaaaagtttattcagATGCAAAATAAATTGCATGATACCGTATGCGATAAACGTAATGTCGCTACAATTGCTACTCATGACATGAGCAAACTTCCGCCTG GTAACATAGTGTACACAGCTAAACTTGCGTCCCAGCTGTTGATCACACCGCTGTCAAGATCAAAGCAGTTCACCGGCGAACAGTTGTTCCAGCAACTCTCGGCTGAAGCTGATGTATTGCGGAAGGAAAAGAAGAGAAATGTTTATTCGGGGATTCATAA atatttgTACCTATTGGAAGGCAAGCCCAGATATCCTTGCTTAGAAGACGGATCCGGCAGAGTTATCAGCCTCCCACCAATTACTAACTCAGATGAAACTAAG atGTCACAAGACAGCAAATCAATGCTGGTGGAAGTAACGTCCCACTCATCGCACGGGGCCTGTAAAACGGTCATGGACAAAATGATCCAGGAGTGCCTGTTGCTGGGCATCGGAGACGGTGAAGAGAGTGGCTTTCACACACTAACTGTACAACAG GTAAAAGTCGTGGACACGGAGGGTAATCTCAAAAGTGTTTACCCATCCCGGACGGACTGCGCCTTCGACAGTAACATCAAAGTATACCGCTTACCTAAGAAATAG